In Zingiber officinale cultivar Zhangliang chromosome 6A, Zo_v1.1, whole genome shotgun sequence, a single genomic region encodes these proteins:
- the LOC121998212 gene encoding peroxidase 12-like has product MPINEGISTLEQAVWEARSNSYSFQMASSSSSSSSSAYVILLLLFLSFIASTPSEAAYNYPPIVNGLSFSFYKSTCPQVEPLVRDYIKQAIKNNIGLAAALLRLHFHDCFVQGCDGSILLDGSAGGPSEKDAPPNLTLRPAAFKAINDIQAFVTKACGSVVSCADIAALSARDSVFLSGGPDYLVPLGRRDGLTFATRDAVLKFLPSPDSNVSFLIDSLAQLDLNTIDLVTLSGGHSIGLAHCSSFQKRLFPSQDATLNPTFASNLYLTCPVVDTVNTTVNDIRTPDLFDNKYYVDLVCREGLFTSDQGLYEDSRTKPIVTSFASNQALFFDSFVYSMTKMGQLSVLTGNKGEIRRNCSAINSGKDFLGSVVDIGDDSKAF; this is encoded by the exons ATGCCTATAAATGAAGGTATTTCCACACTTGAACAAGCAGTGTGGGAAGCACGATCGAACTCATACTCTTTCCAAAtggcttcctcctcctcctcctcctcctcctcagccTATGTGATCCTGCTTCTTCTGTTCTTATCCTTCATTGCCAGTACTCCTTCAGAGGCAGCTTATAATTACCCTCCCATAGTAAACGGCCTCTCCTTCTCCTTTTACAAGTCAACCTGCCCCCAAGTAGAGCCCCTCGTCAGGGACTACATAAAACAAGCTATCAAGAATAACATCGGCCTAGCAGCTGCGCTCCTCCGCCTTCACTTCCATGATTGCTTTGTCCAG GGGTGTGACGGGTCAATACTGCTTGATGGTTCTGCCGGCGGCCCGAGCGAGAAAGATGCTCCGCCTAACTTGACGCTCCGACCGGCAGCCTTCAAAGCCATCAATGATATCCAAGCTTTTGTAACGAAGGCTTGTGGGTCTGTCGTCTCCTGTGCTGACATTGCTGCTCTATCTGCTCGTGACTCCGTCTTTTTG TCGGGTGGGCCAGATTACCTCGTGCCCCTCGGCCGACGTGACGGGTTGACCTTCGCCACCAGGGACGCCGTCCTCAAATTTCTGCCATCCCCCGACTCCAACGTCTCCTTCCTCATCGACTCCCTCGCCCAGCTCGACCTAAACACCATCGACCTCGTCACCCTCTCCGGCGGCCACAGCATCGGCCTCGCACACTGCTCCTCCTTCCAGAAACGCCTCTTCCCCTCGCAAGACGCCACCCTCAACCCCACCTTCGCCAGCAACCTCTACCTGACGTGCCCCGTCGTGGACACCGTCAACACCACCGTCAACGACATCCGCACGCCGGACCTTTTCGACAACAAGTATTACGTGGACCTGGTGTGCCGGGAGGGGCTGTTCACCTCGGATCAGGGTCTGTACGAGGATTCCAGGACGAAGCCCATCGTCACGAGCTTCGCGAGCAACCAGGCTCTGTTCTTTGACAGCTTCGTCTACTCGATGACCAAAATGGGGCAGCTAAGCGTGTTGACCGGGAACAAAGGCGAGATCCGCCGGAATTGCTCCGCCATCAACTCAGGCAAGGACTTCTTAGGCTCGGTGGTCGATATTGGGGATGACAGCAAGGCCTTCTAA